A single genomic interval of Caballeronia sp. NK8 harbors:
- a CDS encoding non-heme iron oxygenase ferredoxin subunit, with amino-acid sequence MALRFAAKLADLVEDEPLGVTIGEERIALYLLDGEVHATHNVCTHQFALLSDGYMEDGCIECPLHQGRFDIRTGAAQCAPVTQALRVYGVQVEGGDIYVDL; translated from the coding sequence ATGGCACTCAGGTTCGCGGCGAAACTCGCCGATCTCGTGGAAGACGAGCCGCTCGGCGTGACGATCGGCGAGGAGCGGATCGCGCTCTATCTGCTCGATGGCGAAGTGCATGCCACGCATAACGTTTGCACGCATCAGTTCGCGCTTTTGAGCGATGGCTATATGGAAGACGGCTGCATCGAATGTCCGCTGCATCAGGGGCGCTTCGACATCCGCACGGGCGCGGCGCAGTGCGCGCCGGTCACGCAGGCGCTGCGCGTCTACGGCGTGCAGGTGGAAGGCGGCGACATTTACGTCGATCTGTGA